A single window of Colletotrichum higginsianum IMI 349063 chromosome 8, whole genome shotgun sequence DNA harbors:
- a CDS encoding Aromatic prenyltransferase, whose amino-acid sequence MVAATNGSDLARQEDSRFWWDELAHPLLSLMKSAGYSAEEQEQYVEFVNQFVVPSLGPRPMTTKTGVRLPHFDSFCSDDFSPAELSWNVGPARSKIRVGSEPIGPFAGTSKDPFNQDESQVVMSRLLRQGRGPVDGELWEFFKKHLHVEAKNAHDIVAKMATNEHMTTNTISFDLEGELPAPKVYFYPIPISLLQNNHAGEIITDVIAQLPVNLEPSFNPVRDFVYRYKRQRDNEYILRLELIAFDAIRPADSRFKLYLRTKETCMARVEEVYSLGGALKGPEIDNGLDLIRSFYMHVLGTTAAEEDLPRSTHRTAGIIFNMELKHNSPEPLPKVYIPVRHYGGTDLRIAQSLSNFFRACGLTHMADTYVDAVQKAFPTQDFSTTIGRHSYVGLSYNKNGPYITMYYNTMTYSAGDERNADGKLVGPAAMKQRHLLD is encoded by the exons ATGGTTGCCGCAACGAACGGCTCAGACCTCGCGCGTCAGGAGGACTCGCGGTTCTGGTGGGACGAACTCGCGcatcccctcctctccctcatGAAGAGTGCCGGATACTCTGCCGAGGAACAGGAACAGTATGTCGAGTTCGTCAACCAGTTCGTTGTCCCGTCCCTAGGGCCCCGTCCAATGACCACCAAGACGGGCGTCCGGCTCCCCCATTTCGACAGCTTCTGCTCCGACGACTTCTCGCCCGCCGAGCTCAGTTGGAACGTCGGGCCCGCGCGCTCCAAGATCCGGGTAGGCTCCGAGCCCATCGGGCCCTTCGCCGGAACCTCAAAGGACCCCTTCAACCAGGACGAATCCCAGGTGGTCATGTCCCGCCTGCTGCGCCAGGGCCGCGGCCCGGTCGACGGGGAGCTCTGGGAGTTCTTCAAGAAGCACCTCCacgtcgaggccaagaatGCCCACGATATCGTGGCCAAGATGGCGACCAACGAGCACATGACGACCAACACCATCTCGTTCGACCTGGAGGGCGAGCTGCCGGCGCCCAAGGTGTACTTCTACCCCATCCCCATCTCCCTGCTGCAGAACAACCACGCCGGCGAGATCATCACGGACGTCATCGCGCAGCTGCCGGTGAACCTGGAGCCCTCCTTCAACCCCGTCCGCGACTTCGTCTACCGCTACAAGAGGCAGCGTGACAACGAGTACATCCTGCGGCTGGAGCTGATCGCCTTCGACGCCATCCGCCCCGCCGATTCCCGCTTCAAGCTGTACCTCCGCACCAAGGAGACCTGCATGGCGCGAGTGGAAGAGGTGTActctctcggcggcgcgctcaAGGGCCCCGAGATCGACAACGGCCTGGATTTGATCCGGTCCTTCTACATGCACGTCCTGGGGACCACCGCCGCGGAGGAGGATCTGCCCCGCAGCACGCACCGTACGGCGGGCATCATCTTCAACATGGAGTTGAAGCATAACAGCCCCGAGCCGTTGCCAAAGGTGTACATCCCCGTCCGTCACTACGGCGGAACGGACCTGCGGATCGCCCAGTCGCTCAGTAACTTCTTCCGCGCCTGTGGACTGACTCATATGGCCGACACGTATGTTGATGCCGTTCAAAAGGCTTT CCCGACCCAAGACTTTTCTACCACAATCGGAAGACACTCTTACGTCGGTCTGTCGTACAACAAGAATGGACCCTACATCACAATGTACTACAACACAATGACTTATTCGGCGGGAGATGAGAGGAATGCGGATGGGAAGCTTGTCGGGCCTGCGGCTATGAAACAGCGTCATTTGCTAGACTAA
- a CDS encoding Cytochrome P450 monooxygenase, with amino-acid sequence MDYTGGIFSFTTGRMAVAFGFGVLVTYLFYRALLPRPLPGIPYNEAASKSLLGDMPEMVGHAEKTGEMYDWLGAQNIKHRSPIIQVFGRPFSKPWVIISDFRETQDILMRRGKELDRSAFTADLLRGVIPEHHSRWQTNDEWKGRRRLIGDVLNPSFLNKVAAPLLHESTMRMTDLWREKARLAKGRPFWAMKDISHCALDAVLGFTFGPGLEGLSATQPDLDYLSSLPFLPSSGDKTEATDSLKPVVFPHAPSNPVIEALFKLSDSLETAMKSLFPVLAHWFLRQGQGMKAAIRLKEELLRRQVDLSAARVHSSPEDHAVRCAVDEMVRRERGLAAKEERTPAFHTRFFYDELYGFTLGGHESTSNSNQWGVKTLARNQAQQAKLRSRLREALPSAVAERRVPTAQEIMQVRCPYLEASIEELFRVSLTAPMCVRSATQDTQILGCRIPKGTVVFQVWNQAGYTQPGFAVDEALRTPAAQVAAAAKGPLGPGGLGDESGFDTAAYVPERWLVKTEDGREVFDATRGRNMIFSMGPRGCYGRKLAYVQFRMMVVLVLWNFQLEELPYELNTTGAYDKLTREPHDCYVKLTALPL; translated from the exons ATGGATTACACCGGCGGCATTTTCAGCTTCACGACCGGCAGGATGGCCGTGGCCTTTGGCTTCGGCGTCCTGGTGACGTATCTTTTCTATCGAGCGCTGCTCCCGCGGCCTCTTCCCGGCATTCCCTACAACGAGGCGGCGTCGAAGTCACTCCTAGGCGACATGCCCGAGATGGTGGGCCacgccgagaagacggggGAGATGTACGACTGGCTCGGGGCGCAGAACATCAAGCACCGCTCGCCCATCATCCAGGTCTTTGGCCGGCCGTTCAGCAAGCCCTGGGTCATCATCTCGGACTTCCGCGAGACCCAGGACATCCTGATGCGCCGGGGCAAGGAGCTCGACCGCTCGGCCTTCACCGCCGACCTGCTGCGCGGCGTGATCCCTGAACACCACAGCAGGTGGCAGACGAACGACGAATGGAagggccgccggcggctcATCGGTGACGTGCTGAACCCCAGCTTCCTCAACAAGGTCGCCGCGCCTCTCCTGCACGAGAGCACCATGCGTATGACGGATCTCTGGCGCGAGAAGGCAAGGCTGGCGAAAGGCCGGCCGTTCTGGGCCATGAAAGACATCAGCCACTGCGCGCTTGACGCCGTTCTCGGCTTCACCTTCGGgcccggcctcgagggtcTCAGCGCAACCCAGCCGGACCTGGACTACCTGTCTTCCTTGCCTTTCTTGCCATCATCCGGTGACAAGACCGAAGCCACAGATAGCCTGAAGCCGGTTGTCTTCCCGCACGCGCCCTCCAACCCCGTCATCGAGGCCCTGTTCAAGCTTTCGGACAGCCTCGAGACGGCGATGAAGTCCCTGTTCCCGGTGCTTGCGCACTGGTTTCTGCGTCAGGGGCAGGGCATGAAGGCGGCGATCCGGCTCAAAGAGGAGTTGCTGCGGCGTCAAGTCGACCTGTCCGCGGCCAGGGTCCATTCTTCGCCGGAAGATCATGCGGTGCGATGTGCTGTGGACGAGATGGTGCGCAGGGAGAGGGGCCTAGCTGCGAAGGAGGAGCGAACGCCAGCTTTCCACACCCGCTTCTTCTATGACGAG CTCTACGGCTTCACCCTGGGCGGGCACGAGTCGACGTCCAACTCCAACCAGTGGGGCGTCAAGACGCTGGCGCGCAAccaggcccagcaggccaAGCTACGCTCCCGACTGAGGGAGGCCCTTCCTtcggccgtggccgagagGCGCGTGCCGACGGCGCAGGAGATCATGCAGGTGCGGTGTCCGTACCTGGAGGCGAGCATCGAAGAGCTGTTCCGCGTGTCGCTGACGGCGCCCATGTGCGTCCGGAGCGCCACGCAGGACACCCAGATCCTGGGCTGCCGCATCCCCAAGGGCACCGTCGTCTTCCAGGTCTGGAACCAGGCCGGGTACACGCAGCccggcttcgccgtcgacgaggcgctgcGCACACCGGCTGCccaggtggcggcggcggctaaGGGACCCCTCGGGCCCGGCGGTCTCGGCGATGAGTCGGGGTTCGACACGGCGGCGTACGTGCCCGAGCGGTGGCTGGTCAAGACGGAGGATGGCAGGGAGGTGTTCGACGCGACGCGCGGGCGGAACATGATCTTCAGCATGGGTCCCCGGGGCTGTTACGGGCGGAAGCTGGCGTACGTGCAGTTTCGCATGATGGTCGTGCTGGTGTTGTGGAACTtccagctcgaggagctgccTTACGAGCTCAACACGACCGGCGCCTATGACAAGTTGACCAGGGAGCCGCACGACTGCTACGTCAAGTTgacggcgctgccgctgtgA
- a CDS encoding Cytochrome P450, translating into MDSAIIPLHLHWPPQMVRLLNNGPSLATAVLLAVVVSFLIQWATADRSIPKITSSKSWFATRQDFAAHGVEIIEKGFQQVKTGVFRVTALDGSDLVLIAPEHWLAICKKKDEEVAPARKELTRPKFFLCDLHGAPFEEHYLYRYLGARMPGFDRYLDVISEALDEGISSILDKDFDYSQGARKRVIMQPQILHVYSHVIWRVILGNNFRPEVVDIFETYSATLIPVMKKLKAQRPMMARITAAFSGDVRLVNAQLERATAFFTPIFQQCAEAFEKGLPGSSVDNDWFEELIRMAPAEKRRDYKYLTNILIGFAFTFVFSPGPSTTQVVYEFAFRPDYVEEVLQEAHDVLGERPESWSFTRDSLRRLSLLDSFCKETHKHHPTAASNLMKKIHKTQTLPNGVVLPAGTIFEVVMTAAHLSNSNLEAPAEWDGRRYHDLRQRMSSTATGSNKYDWGSATRDDVNFGYASHMCPGRWAGCSIAKMFLIKLLSRYDIGPEEGHTERYADLHSGQYILPNPTKHILIRPRQ; encoded by the exons ATGGACTCTGCTATTATCCCTTTACACTTACACTGGCCACCGCAGATGGTGCGCCTGCTAAACAACGGCCCATCCCTCGCGACAGCCGTTCTTCTCGCCGTTGTGGTGTCGTTTCTGATCCAATGGGCCACTGCGGACCGATCCATCCCCAAGATCACGAGTTCCAAGTCCTGGTTTGCGACCAGGCAGGACTTTGCCGCCCACGGCGTCGAGATTATCGAGAAGGGTTTTCAACAGGTCAAAACCGGCGTGTTCCGAGTGACGGCTCTAGATG GCTCCGACTTGGTCCTCATCGCACCGGAACATTGGTTGGCCATTtgcaagaagaaggatgaAGAGGTCGCGCCCGCTCGCAAAGAG CTAACACGGCCCAAGTTCTTCCTGTGCGACTTGCACGGCGCACCCTTCGAAGAGCATTACCTTTACAGATATCTCGGCGCACGCATGCCGGGATTTG ACCGCTATCTCGATGTCATATCTGAGGCACTGGATGAGGGCATCTCCAGCATCTTGGACAAAGACTTCGACTACTCCCAGGGTG CACGCAAGCGCGTCATCATGCAGCCCCAGATCCTCCACGTCTATTCGCACGTCATCTGGCGAGTAATCCTCGGCAACAACTTCAGGCCCGAAgtcgtcgacatcttcgAGACGTATTCGGCGACGTTGATCCCCGTGatgaagaagctcaaggcgCAGAGGCCCATGATGGCGcgcatcaccgccgccttctcgggCGACGTGCGCCTCGTCAACGCGCAGCTGGAGCGGGCGACAGCCTTCTTCACGCCCATCTTCCAGCAGTGCGCCGAGGCCTTTGAGAAGGGCCTGCCGGGCAGCTCGGTCGACAACGACTGGTTCGAGGAGCTGATCCGCATGGCGCCGGCCGAGAAGCGCCGCGACTACAAGTACCTCACCAACATCCTGATCGGGTTTGCCTTCACGTTCGTCTTCTCCCCcgggccgtcgacgacgcagGTCGTCTACGAGTTCGCCTTCCGCCCAGACTACGTCGAGGAGGTGCTCCAGGAGGCGCACGATGTCTTGGGAGAGCGCCCAGAGAGTTGGAGTTTCACGCGGGACAGCCTTCGCCGGCTTTCGCTGTTGGACAGCTTCTGCAAAGAGACCCATAAACACCATCCAACGGCCGCAT CCAACctgatgaagaagatccACAAGACCCAGACGCTGCCCAACGGGGTCGTCCTGCCGGCCGGCACCATCTTCGAGGTCgtcatgacggcggcgcacCTGTCCAACTCTAACCTCGAGGCCCCGGCCGAGTGGGACGGGCGCCGCTACCACGACCTGCGGCAgcggatgtcgtcgacggcgaccggCTCCAACAAGTACGACTGGGGCAGCGCGACGAGGGACGACGTCAACTTCGGCTACGCCTCCCACATGTGTCCCGGGCGGTGGGCCGGGTGTTCCATCGCCAAAATGTTCCTCATCAAGCTCCTATCCCGCTATGATATCGGCCCGGAGGAAGGGCACACCGAGAGATATGCAGACCTTCATTCAGGCCAATAC ATCTTGCCTAATCCTACGAAGCATATTCTGATCCGACCGAGGCAGTAG
- a CDS encoding MFS sugar transporter encodes MASRGDHEVQHLRKAAENEVEEKLGQSAIFEAKQASDDEHAQTLKQALSQNRKAVFWSVMISMSIVMEGYDVILINNFFAYPEFQRKYGRWYGPDIGYQVSGPWQTGLTMAATVGAIFGGLMNGYFASKYGYRWVMIGAMFFLNCFIFVVFFAHSAAMLLVGQILCGLSWGVFATLSPAYGELLSVDSLARLELTHRDPASEVCPTNLRGYMTTYVNLCWAIGQLIAAGVLRGCLGIEGEMAYRIPFAIQWLWPVPLMIISYFAPESPWYLVRKDRLDEARRSIERLSGDKTQDQINAQLAMMVHTTKVESGVTAGVTYLDCFKGFDLRRTEICCVAFAGQVMSGSSFAYTPTYFFTTAGMNVANAFELSLGAKGMAFIGTVMSWWLISYWGRRPIYVVGIGSLTVILFIVGILDVSAGDRGLWPSGGLCVFWLFIYSLTIGPITYSIISETSSVRLRPLTVVLSRNAYQLVNIVSQVLQTYMMNPTEWNLKGKAGFFWSATAGIIFVWSYFRLPECKGRTYEELDMLFARKVSARQFANAHVDAYASSKQVEDVMEAGPRKEDL; translated from the exons ATGGCCTCCAGGGGCGATCATGAGGTCCAGCACCTCCGAAAGGCAGCCGAaaacgaggtcgaggagaagctgggccAGTCGGCCATCTTCGAGGCCAAGCAGGCgtcggacgacgagcatGCCCAGACCCTCAAGCAGGCGCTCAGTCAGAACAGAAAGGCGGTTTTCTGGTCTGTCATGATCTCCATGTCGATTGTGATGGAAGG ATACGACGTCATCTTGATCAACAACTTCTTTGCGTACCCGGAGTTCCAGAGGAAGTATGGCCGCTGGTACGGCCCGGATATCGGGTACCAGGTCTCCGGGCCGTGGCAAACAGGCCTGACGATGGCTGCTACGGTCGGCGCCATCTTTG GTGGCTTGATGAACGGATATTTCGCGTCCAAGTACGGGTACAGATGGGTCATGATCGGGGCCATGTTCTTCCTGAACTgcttcatcttcgtcgtcttcttcgcccACTCGGCCGCGATGCTGCTCGTGGGCCAGATCCTGTGCGGTCTGTCGTGGGGTGTCTTCGCAACCCTCAGTCCCGCGTATGGTGAGTTGCTGTCTGTTGACTCTCTGGCTCGGCTAGAGCTAACACATCGCGACCCAGCTTCCGAAGTCTGTCCGACCAACCTACGAGGTTACATGACGACATAC GTCAACCTTTGCTGGGCAATTGGTCAGCTGATTGCCGCTGGTGTCCTACGCGGGTGCCTCGGCATTGAGGGCGAAATGGCGTACCGCATTCCGTTTGCCATCCAATGG CTATGGCCCGTGCCGTTGATGATCATCTCGTACTTCGCCCCAGAGAGCCCCTGGTACCTCGTGCGCAAAGAccgtctcgacgaggccaggCGCTCCATCGAGCGGCTCAGCGGCGACAAGACGCAGGACCAGATCAACGCCCAGCTGGCCATGATGGTCCACACCACCAAGGTCGAGTCCGGCGTGACCGCCGGGGTGACGTACCTGGACTGCTTCAAGGGCTTCGACCTGCGCCGCACCGAGATCTGCTgcgtcgccttcgccggccAGGTCATGTCCGGCAGCAGCTTCGCCTACACGCCGACCTACTTCTTCACGACGGCGGGCATGAACGTCGCCAACGCCTTCGAGCTCAGCCTGGGCGCCAAGGGCATGGCGTTCATCGGCACCGTGAT GTCATGGTGGCTTATCTCGTACTGGGGTCGCCGTCCTATCtacgtcgtcggcatcggctcGCTCACCGTCATtctcttcatcgtcggcatcctcgacgtcTCCGCGGGCGACAGAGGCCTGTGGCCGTCGGGCGGTCTCTGCGTCTTCTGGCTCTTCATCTAT TCACTCACGATTGGCCCGATTACC TACAGCATCATTAGCGAGACGTCGTCAGTCCGTCTCCGGCCCCTCACCGTCGTGCTCTCCCGGAACGCATACCAGCTGGTCAACATTGTGTCGCAGGTTCTTCAGACTTACATGAT GAACCCTACCGAGTGGAACTTGAAGGGGAAGGCCGGGTTCTTCTGGTCTGCCACGGCCGGCATCATATTTGTGTGGTCATACTTCCGTCTCCCCGAGTGCAAGGGCCGCACGTACGAAGAGTTGGACATGTTGTTTGCCAGGAAGGTTTCCGCGAGGCAGTTCGCAAACGCCCACGTGGACGCATATGCCTCCTCCAAACAAGTCGAGGATGTGATGGAGGCTGGGCCACGGAAGGAAGATCTCTGA
- a CDS encoding Glutamyl-tRNA(Gln) amidotransferase subunit A, with amino-acid sequence MPVCGGTFKLEEATIDQMQKAMQDGIMTSQQLVICYVQRTFQTQEYISSVMQMNPDVLAIAARMDELRKAGQLLGPLHGIPFTVKDNIATKDSMETTAGSWALLGSVVPRDAFVVARLRAAGAVLFGKATMSEWADMRSTGYSEGYSPRGGQARSPYNLTLNPFGSSSGSAIGVAANAIAFSLGTETDGSVISPAHRNAVVGFKPTVGLTSRDGVIPECEHQDTVGTFGRTVRDAVYALDAIYGVDPRDNYTDAQRGKTPLSGGYSQFLTTKTALKNATFGIPWHSFWDHASAENKAQLGRLIDLIKAAGARVVNYTEIADFDNIVRKRGWDWDWRAKELNRPYESEYTVVKVDFYNNIKKYLSELQNTDIRSLEDIIRFNYENDGTEGGHPYGQNYTDAGSGRTSYHGHPAFRTGQNGFLMSNATQGVQDETYWRALEFMQRTTRDGIDAALTHDGTRLSGLLVPPSVGQTYQIAAQAGYPMVTIPAGVDPVSGMPFGLGIMQTAFGEEELVRWASAIEDLQLTSGTELKRTRPKWYRYLEKPLPVRRES; translated from the exons ATGCCCGTGTGCGGCGGAACCTTCAAGCTAGAGGAGGCCACCATCGACCAGATGCAGAAAGCGATGCAGGATGGAATCATGACATCGCAGCAGCTGGTCATCTGCTATGTGCAGCGGACCTTCCAGACGCAGGAATATATCAG CTCCGTGATGCAGATGAACCCTGACGTCTTGGCAATCGCAGCCAGGATGGACGAGCTGAGGAAAGCaggccagcttctcggcccGTTGCACGGCATCCCCTTTACCGTCAAAGACAACATCGCAACCAAAGACAGTATGGAGACCACGGCCGGCAGCTGGGCTCTCTTGGGGAGCGTCGTTCCCCGCGATgccttcgtcgtcgcgcgtctcagggcggccggggccgTCCTCTTCGGCAAGGCAACGATGAGCGAGTGGGCGGACATGAGAAGCACGGGGTATTCCGAGGGCTACTCGCCGAGGGGGGGACAGGCGCGGAGCCCTTACAATCTTACCCTGAACCCCTTTGGCAGCAGTTCCGGCAGCGCGATCGGCGTGGCTGCCAACGCGATTGCCTTCTCTCTCGGGACCGAGACTGATGGCAGCG TCATCAGTCCTGCTCACAGGAACGCTGTGGTGGGCTTCAAGCCAACGGTCGGACTGACCTCGAGAGATGG GGTAATCCCGGAATGCGAGCATCAAGACACGGTCGGTACTTTCGGCCGAACTGTAAGGGACGCCGTGTACGCGCTCGATGCCATCTACGGCGTAGACCCCCGAGACAACTACACGGATGCTCAGCGCGGGAAGACTCCGTTATCCGGAGGCTATTCGCAGTTCCTCACCACCAAGACGGCTTTGAAGAACGCGACCTTTGGCATCCCCTGGCACAGCTTCTGGGATCACGCAAGCGCAGAAAACAAGGCGCAACTAGGTCGACTCATCGACCTGATCAAGGCGGCCGGCGCACGCGTCGTCAACTACACCGAAATAGCCGACTTTGACAACATCGTGAGGAAACGCggctgggactgggactggcgCGCAAAGGAGCTCAACAGGCCGTACGAGTCGGAGTACACGGTGGTGAAGGTCGACTTCTacaacaacatcaagaaGTACCTCTCGGAGCTGCAGAACACGGACATCCGCTCGCTCGAAGACATCATCCGCTTCAACTACGAGAACGACGGGACCGAGGGCGGGCACCCGTACGGGCAGAACTACACCgacgccggcagcggcaggaCCTCGTACCACGGCCACCCGGCGTTCCGCACCGGGCAGAACGGCTTCCTCATGTCCAACGCCACGCAGGGGGTCCAGGACGAGACGTATTGGCGGGCGCTCGAATTCATGCAGAGAACGACGCGCGACGGGATCGACGCGGCTTTGACCCATGACGGGACTCGGCTATCTGGCTTGCTCGTGCCTCCGTCCGTGGGTCAGACCTACCAGATCGCGGCGCAGGCCGGGTATCCCATGGTCACCATCCCGGCGGGCGTGGACCCGGTTTCGGGCATGCCGTTCGGGCTCGGGATCATGCAGACGGCGTTTGGTGAGGAGGAGCTTGTCCGCTGGGCCAGCGCCATCGAGGACTTGCAGTTGACTTCAGGCACGGAGCTAAAGAGGACGCGACCGAAGTGGTACAGATACTTGGAGAAGCCACTCCCGGTCAGAAGGGAGTCATAG
- a CDS encoding Cytochrome P450 2D18 has product MAVAVTGLPFVAGYSSLAWVVPAIFLVYKVLTFGRREKHLPPGPPTVPVLGNAHLIPSEGFFAKVKEWSEQYGSVFSLKIGQSTMVVLNDRKAIYELLVSKGAYYNDRPPDEQFQLTTQNENIAAMHEGPKWKAERKIVAQHFSPNNLDTTLKTVQEAEVATLLHDLLERPEQFTTSVKRTTASIASIALFGHRAVDWASFWAYAVYISADAVRTIEIMISRAVAPGTYLPVEQFPILKLIPNSWTESRRRGKESYQTITKVWNEAHERVRKRRDGGDKRVSMLDSMLDGDLACDVPLTYTELNNFLGAVHMGASDTTAMTTLTNILFLAKNPQFQERARVELDRVCGAERVPKWSDFKDLPFINCIVKEGLRMRPVVPTGVPHAAKTDRWYEGMLIPAGSTILIPAYALNHNADSSPDPYTYNPERFLPVADKLAPELAASPRYDERDHYSYGAGRRICVGLHLAERSLWRMVAQIIWAFRIEPAVGPDGAPVKVNTEYDAYEEGFLHGPKEYEVRFVPRSERHAEILRREFREIEGFLKQWE; this is encoded by the exons ATGGCAGTAGCAGTGACTGGATTGCCCTTTGTGGCCGGCTATTCCTCACTCGCCTGGGTTGTCCCAGCCATTTTTTTGGTTTACAAAGTCCTTACTTTCGGCCGAAGAGAGAAGCATCTCCCGCCAGGCCCTCCCACGGTCCCCGTGCTCGGGAACGCTCACCTCATCCCTTCCGAAGGCTTCTTTGCCAA AGTCAAAGAATGGAGCGAGCAATACGGTTCGGTCTTCTCGCTCAAGATCGGGCAGAGCACGATGGTGGTCTTGAACGACAGAAAGGCCATCTATGAGCTCCTGGTGTCGAAAGGCGCCTATTACAACGACAGACCGCCCGATGAACAGTTTCAGCTCACAACGCAGAATGAAAACATAGCCGCGATGCACGAAGGGCCCAAGTGGAAGGCGGAGCGGAAGATTGTTGCACAGCACTTCTCGCCAAACAATCTCGACACGACACTCAAGACTGTACAAGAAGCCGA AGTCGCCACACTGCTGCACGACCTTCTGGAACGGCCTGAGCAATTCACGACGAGTGTGAAGCGGACAACTGCCTCGATTGCTAGTATCGCCCTATTCGGCCACCGAGCGGTGGATTGGGCAAGCTTCTGGGCATAT GCTGTCTACATCTCCGCGGACGCAGTAAGGACAATCGAGATCATG ATATCGAGAGCAGTTGCACCAGGGACCTACCTTCCGGTAGAGCAGTTCCCGATACTGAAGCTCATTCCAAACAGCTGGACAGAGTCCCGACGCCGAGGCAAGGAATCCTACCAGACCATCACGAAGGTCTGGAACGAGGCCCACGAGCGCGTCAGGAAGCGCCGCGACGGGGGCGACAAGCGGGTGTCGATGCTTGACAGCATGCTCGACGGGGACCTCGCGTGCGACGTGCCGCTGACGTATACGGAGCTGAACAACTTCCTCGGGGCGGTCCACATGGGCGCCTCGGAcacgacggcgatgacgacgctgACCAACATCCTGTTCCTCGCCAAGAACCCGCAGTTCCAGGAGCGGGCGCgggtcgagctcgaccgcGTGTGCGGAGCCGAGAGGGTGCCCAAGTGGTCCGACTTCAAGGACTTGCCGTTCATCAACTGCATCGTCAAGGAGGGGTTGAGGATGAGGCCCGT TGTACCAACCGGAGTCCCCCACGCCGCCAAGACGGACCGGTGGTACGAAGGCATGCTCATCCCGGCCGGGAGCACCATCCTTATCCCGGCGTACGCCCTCAATCACAACGCGGACTCGTCGCCGGACCCGTACACGTACAATCCGGAGCGCTTCCTCCCCGTGGCCGATAAGCTCGCGCCGGAgctggcggcgtcgccgcggTACGACGAGCGCGACCACTACTCGTACGGCGCCGGGCGGCGTATCTGCGTCGGGCTGCACCTGGCCGAGAGGTCGCTGTGGCGTATGGTCGCGCAGATCATCTGGGCATTCCGCATCGAGCCGGCGGTCGGGCCGGATGGGGCGCCGGTCAAAGTGAACACAGAGTACGACGCGTACGAGGAGGGGTTCCTGCATGGGCCGAAGGAGTACGAGGTGCGGTTCGTGCCGCGGAGCGAGAGGCACGCTGAGATTTTGAGGCGGGAGTTTCGTGAGATTGAGGGGTTTCTGAAGCAGTGGGAGTAG